The following proteins come from a genomic window of Gossypium raimondii isolate GPD5lz chromosome 5, ASM2569854v1, whole genome shotgun sequence:
- the LOC105767112 gene encoding putative disease resistance protein RGA4 yields MPSGFDQLTKLQTLSNFVIGKGDGHLIRELKSLSNLGGNFRLSGLENVNGRDAREVRLNEKPGIDGLELHWSTNLENYTRKEEVEKQVLDFLCPQKKLEQHIIENYGGAKFASWIGDSSFKNLLFSKLRSCKNCKSLPSVGRLPLLKDLSIIGFHEKEWDACEGDEKVLKFPILRELSIVNCPKLLGRLPTHVSSLQKLKIRTYTSLVVSISSFPSPCGLRIEGCAELVDVCSSPAKEELESLSLHGLSLVGHRSIDVSFCPQLHSLETEEAELQPDKVSLVESLWICGCERLNRLPKALHKLTFLTVMSISGCPGLLPPTSELSQLMVVEILEPFQSAWSASPPFENYATKIYRSLVEWGLHRLTSLQELTIRGEGCSNVVSFPEEGIGMMLPPSLTSIRLSNFKNLEFIFSEGFQGLSTLRNLFIYSCPKLTYIPEKDMVLSLGYLYILFCPLLKEECSSDKGREWSKISHIPRAQIDFKSVIPRESD; encoded by the exons ATGCCCTCCGGATTTGATCAGCTAACCAAGCTTCAAACGTTATCTAATTTTGTTATAGGGAAAGGTGATGGACATCTTATTAGAGAATTGAAAAGTTTGTCAAACCTTGGAGGTAATTTTCGTCTTTCTGGGTTGGAGAATGTTAATGGTCGAGATGCGAGGGAAGTAAGGTTAAATGAGAAGCCAGGGATTGACGGGTTAGAACTACATTGGAGCACAAACTTAGAAAACTATACAAGGAAGGAAGAAGTTGAAAAGCAGGTGTTGGACTTTCTTTGTCCTCAGAAAAAGCTTGAGCAACACATTATTGAGAATTACGGTGGTGCAAAATTCGCGTCTTGGATAGGTGATTCTTCTTtcaagaatttgttgttttcgAAGCTTCGTAGTTGTAAAAATTGCAAATCACTACCATCAGTTGGAAGGTTGCCATTGTTAAAAGACCTTTCAATTATTGGTTTCCATGAG AAGGAGTGGGACGCTTGTGAAGGAGACGAGAAGGTTTTGAAATTCCCCATCCTCCGTGAACTTTCAATCGTAAATTGTCCTAAATTGTTGGGAAGGTTGCCTACCCATGTTTCCTCATTGCAGAAACTTAAAATCCGTACATATACGAGTTTGGTAGTTTCAATATCAAGTTTCCCATCACCGTGTGGATTAAGGATAGAAGGGTGTGCAGAACTGGTGGATGTTTGCTCTTCTCCTGCAAAGGAG GAGTTGGAATCTTTATCGCTACATGGGTTAAGTTTAGTTGGACATCGTTCCATTGATGTTTCGTTCTGTCCTCAACTGCACTCTTTGGAAACTGAGGAAGCCGAATTGCAACCTGACAAGGTTTCACTTGTTGAATCTCTGTGGATATGTGGCTGTGAAAGGCTCAATAGACTGCCAAAAGCCCTACATAAGCTCACATTCCTTACAGTGATGAGCATTTCCGGTTGTCCAGGCTTG TTACCACCAACCTCAGAGCTTTCTCAGTTGATGGTTGTGGAAATTTTGGAGCCCTTCCAAAGTGCATGGTCAGCATCACCTCCCTTCGAAAATTATGCAACCAAAATTTATAGGTCGCTTGTGGAATGGGGATTACATAGACTCACCTCTCTTCAAGAATTGACCATCAGAGGTGAAGGATGCTCAAACGTGGTATCGTTCCCAGAAGAAGGGATTGGAATGATGCTGCCTCCTTCTCTCACCTCTATCCGCCTTTCAAATTTCAAGAACCTGGAATTCATATTCTCCGAGGGCTTTCAAGGCCTCAGCACTCTTCGAAATTTGTTCATCTATAGTTGTCCCAAGCTAACATATATTCCGGAAAAGGACATGGTTCTCTCGCTTggttatttgtatattttattttgcccGTTGCTGAAAGAAGAGTGCTCAAGCGATAAAGGACGAGAGTGGTCTAAGATTTCCCACATACCCCGCGctcaaattgattttaaaagtgTCATCCCCAGGGAATCAGATTGA